The Nerophis lumbriciformis linkage group LG07, RoL_Nlum_v2.1, whole genome shotgun sequence genome window below encodes:
- the LOC133581359 gene encoding basic helix-loop-helix domain-containing protein USF3: MPEMTESDSSGRKPKKKKNKESHNAVERHRKEKINAGINRIGNLLPCSQALRQSKNMILDQAFRYITELKKQNDAMLLEGGDKVQAEEIRRLRRQLDELRKESAHYIELLKAHDINLLEDLTLHWKGKQSCAKVAKVTPTYQPPKGIMVSSDGKEASPGKQQSDSLILQAPTEVGTKLRVNETLLHIEASSTASTVPHSQSTTGLAVVEQIPVVPSLPPSVSYITLQLPQHTNMATSACPHLTQSPPVSSFTTLVPTITTATAMQDTTTRTVAYTAIRNSQALLRAGAASSTQTTWTTLQMAGNTVQPVCQSLGSTTQSVHQVTVCRPPSGQPIQIHMQTPVQQAPISAHSQARTPQLRPSIQTLLAPEPQTLLAPQPQCAVLPQSAIIPQPAMVAHPAIVSQPQSAVLQPASLVPHPPAALLPQTQPAMPQQQATVLPLLQTMQVLQVNPNVAAVSAPQNTHNASVVILQQASSCPSQPVLREDKPTPCQHIVIIQAPNQAAPAPQNSQVGLVPASLPAVSTQTPTPSSSASTVQSVSGKQLVHILPRPAQPPVSQALTGPGVQATPQTITVNGQVFALQPMTTSDKSASQGVQSTIQLVQPTTTEEPTTNIALKSLGALSSLNQSISQGLPLSITSQSSSVPPSPAASTVVLQRPAPLTVPAKTIKQGLVLSAPKPVGKRLRTSLYAQRSAGKKTKESNKSEPSRACLDISSMVTTTISDAVENATATLTLSSSNSQPQSLGSVSSTQSDLILRQTKTSVTQAVVSATLIKPSESDKTSSSSSSVGSKLVDSGVKQSPTRSVTNTTQSKTAPPSAKQSRCVVTTACPIAVCGTVSTSIAPSTPTSSASCPQRTTTTPLPCKKPVPSSTASTSATLSSSASSGNTPTICPELRKGFTATREHQSEVQVPDSPEKPRQLQEEQAITQAETLSDATSKKYFALPHGLYTNLSDQAMEHPTQTDSPMSSVAEGVRGFSVASMLPQGHSISASSATFGTFTFTSEQAEMLALAMLEQDSPGRRTGSCTGSDATPTSNTAPSDTTAPSDTTAPSDTTAQTNDSAQSNDAAPSHNAAPSHDSAPSHNSVPSQNSAPSNNNAPSHNTAPTNNNAPSHSTAPSHNTAPTNNTAAAWEPPKVSVNKDKTVQQTKVSKPLDTVKVPVQVSTRGQVGDVSVSGSSASRHPQNLPHHISYSQPQSVPQVQTQSGPVASLSVNNLIRPSSSQHPYPAAPSLAVQQASGPTSATAAFVHVSRGSNNSHNSNSGASQLSEYAPMKTALMRAQAERQVKIISKRQAQEEAMLNTGKRAKPCPAPPPAVGQRDVKAAEHSQMMVGQLPPSSSAMARIHPEGSLFSPNSFMSPPEHNQPGVLHLPQSHPQHPPAQPGQHLGGNIYMKQQQEQHRHHLYHLQHHLTQPDPAQRHSLHQRALQEQQQQQQKKRGLGSPAGMQQKQHHSQQQQAAHQHAQQQQQQQQQQHQHQASHPQQHQAHQAQHQQHHQQLQQNSHSRHQQHLQQIQHFRHQEKICDAQAPGTRTLHGNHLAQQDHLKPAQDHGAMQRMMSSRTVEQQQLISSPSNPVSRPSELSCVPSRQERHRVSSYSAEALIGKSPTSGDQQQRLALHLQSGRAAAQDQPDLRAYMNTTTRAKANMAHNPQNRLSSEQHPADIQRVSECPPFKAMAAGGHQLTGFEAQVSRSGDMAPKPGLPSQRGPPGQQQGTFRMGVGPPADSRNRYAGIQLGSQGSQGEACHQTFMQSLLSPHMLEHSNHQRVAQCCPPVSMEYACGPPSADIQTAKSSSPNVPPSQKASAMSNKGHISQVNGNMHGGVRVGVAHPPTPHSSSEPGRPTAVSRPPPVVSQHSRHIARDTQSTKLRPGERPRSGSLRPANPFEAEPHLPGGMLLGRPQPPSGGEARRSAIVRFMADGAQPPGDNALVPEQHLTQNFGFPFIPEGGINPPPPINGNSTFIPPVSQPSTSRTPSLLPVESPQNTLASFYPSYSPAAHPSLPGDVTLQYFSNQMFTSPTADKASAPPPPPPLNNRFGSILSPPRPVGFAQASFPLLPDMPPMPITNTAGITPHISNFSLTSLFPEIAAGMPTDGSAMPMSPLLSLANASSADASKQPNRPAHNISHILGHDGSSAV, from the exons ATGCCAGAGATGACTGAAAGTGACTCAAGTGGACGCAAACCAAA gaagaagaagaacaaagagTCCCACAATGCAG TTGAGAGACACAGAAAGGAGAAGATAAATGCTGGAATTAACCGCATTGGTAACCTTCTGCCCTGTTCGCAAGCACTCCGACAG AGTAAGAACATGATCCTGGACCAGGCCTTTCGCTACATCACCGAGCTGAAGAAACAGAATGATGCCATGCTGCTGGAGGGCGGCGACAAAGTCCAAG CGGAGGAGATCCGCCGACTGCGGCGTCAACTGGATGAGCTTCGCAAGGAGAGCGCTCACTACATCGAGCTCCTCAAAGCCCATGACATCAACCTTCTGGAGGACCTTACCCTTCACTGGAAGGGTAAGCAGAGCTGTGCCAAGGTGGCCAAAGTGACGCCCACCTATcagcccccaaagggaataatggTCTCCTCTGACGGCAAGGAGGCGAGTCCTGGCAAACAGCAGTCCGACTCGTTAATTCTTCAGGCCCCTACTGAGGTCGGCACAAAATTAAGGGTAAATGAAACCTTGCTGCACATTGAGGCTTCTTCCACCGCTTCCACAGTCCCACACAGCCAGTCCACAACAGGCCTCGCTGTGGTGGAGCAGATCCCAGTCGTCCCCTCTTTGCCACCGTCTGTGTCCTACATCACCCTTCAGCTCCCCCAACACACCAACATGGCTACTTCAGCATGCCCACACCTCACTCAAAGCCCACCTGTTTCCAGCTTCACAACACTGGTTCCGACCATCACCACGGCAACCGCCATGCAGGACACGACCACCAGAACCGTAGCTTATACCGCCATCCGTAACAGCCAAGCTCTCCTCAGGGCGGGGGCGGCCAGTAGCACGCAAACCACGTGGACGACACTGCAGATGGCGGGCAACACGGTGCAGCCTGTCTGTCAGAGTCTTGGCAGCACTACCCAGTCTGTCCACCAAGTGACAGTGTGTCGTCCTCCTTCTGGTCAACCCATTCAAATACACATGCAAACTCCTGTGCAGCAAGCCCCCATCAGCGCCCACAGTCAAGCAAGAACGCCCCAGCTTCGACCTTCAATTCAGACGCTCCTCGCCCCCGAACCTCAGACACTCCTCGCCCCACAACCCCAGTGCGCCGTGCTACCACAATCTGCCATTATACCTCAGCCAGCTATGGTAGCTCACCCCGCTATCGTCTCCCAGCCCCAATCTGCTGTTCTTCAGCCAGCCTCATTAGTTCCACACCCTCCTGCTGCCCTCCTCCCTCAAACTCAGCCTGCGATGCCCCAGCAGCAGGCCACCGTGCTTCCCCTCCTGCAGACCATGCAGGTGTTACAGGTCAACCCTAACGTCGCGGCGGTCTCTGCACCGCAGAACACACACAATGCCAGTGTGGTCATCTTACAGCAGGCCAGTTCCTGCCCAAGCCAGCCGGTCTTAAGAGAAGACAAGCCAACGCCATGTCAGCACATTGTTATCATCCAGGCCCCCAATCAAGCTGCACCCGCCCCTCAGAATTCTCAGGTGGGCCTGGTGCCTGCTTCCTTACCTGCAGTGTCAACTCAAACACCCACACCGAGCAGCTCGGCATCAACCGTGCAGAGTGTAAGCGGCAAGCAGCTGGTGCACATCCTCCCACGCCCGGCTCAGCCTCCTGTGAGCCAAGCGCTCACCGGTCCAGGGGTCCAAGCAACCCCACAGACCATCACTGTGAATGGGCAGGTGTTCGCTCTGCAGCCCATGACAACGTCAGACAAAAGCGCCTCGCAGGGCGTCCAGAGTACAATCCAACTGGTCCAGCCCACCACCACAGAGGAGCCGACGACTAATATTGCGCTTAAGAGTTTGGGGGCCCTCAGCAGTCTGAACCAGAGCATCTCTCAGGGCCTTCCACTTAGTATCACTAGCCAGAGCAGCAGCGTCCCGCCTTCACCTGCTGCATCAACAGTGGTCCTGCAGCGGCCTGCTCCTTTGACAGTTCCTGCAAAAACCATCAAACAAGGTCTAGTGCTTAGTGCTCCTAAACCTGTAGGAAAGAGGCTCAGGACTTCTCTTTATGCTCAGCGGTCTGCAGGTAAAAAGACCAAAGAATCAAATAAGAGTGAGCCCAGCCGGGCTTGCTTAGACATTTCTTCCATGGTCACCACCACCATCAGTGACGCTGTAGAAAATGCTACCGCCACATTAACACTTTCATCCAGTAATTCTCAGCCGCAAAGTCTAGGCTCTGTCAGCTCCACTCAGAGTGATCTTATTCTCAGGCAAACCAAAACCAGTGTGACGCAAGCAGTTGTCAGCGCAACATTAATCAAGCCTTCAGAGAGTGATAAAACATCTTCCAGCAGTAGCTCAGTGGGAAGCAAACTTGTCGACTCAGGAGTAAAACAGTCGCCCACTAGGTCAGTGACTAACACTACACAAAGCAAGACAGCGCCACCTTCTGCTAAACAAAGCAGATGTGTTGTTACCACCGCTTGTCCTATTGCAGTCTGCGGCACAGTTTCAACATCCATAGCTCCCAGCACGCCAACCAGCTCAGCTTCTTGTCCCCAGCGAACCACAACAACGCCTCTGCCTTGTAAGAAGCCAGTTCCCTCCTCCACAGCATCCACAAGCGCCACCCTGTCTTCATCTGCAAGCTCCGGTAATACCCCAACAATTTGTCCAGAGTTGAGAAAAGGATTCACGGCCACAAGAGAGCATCAGTCGGAAGTCCAAGTGCCCGACTCTCCAGAAAAACCCAGACAGCTCCAGGAAGAACAAGCAATCACACAAGCAGAGACCCTATCTGACGCGACATCTAAAAAATATTTTGCGCTCCCTCATGGATTGTACACTAATCTGAGCGACCAAGCAATGGAGCACCCCACACAGACAGACTCCCCCATGTCGTCAGTGGCAGAGGGAGTTCGAGGCTTCTCTGTGGCCTCCATGCTCCCTCAGGGTCACAGTATAAGTGCCTCTTCCGCTACCTTCGGCACCTTCACATTCACTTCAGAGCAGGCTGAGATGTTAGCCCTGGCCATGTTGGAGCAGGATAGTCCTGGGAGGAGGACTGGAAGCTGCACCGGGAGCGATGCAACACCAACTAGCAACACCGCACCAAGCGACACCACCGCACCAAGCGACACCACGGCACCAAGCGACACCACCGCACAAACCAACGACAGCGCACAATCCAACGACGCCGCACCATCCCACAACGCCGCACCATCCCACGACTCCGCACCATCCCACAACTCCGTACCATCCCAAAACTCCGCCCCATCCAACAACAACGCACCATCACACAACACCGCACCAACCAACAACAACGCACCATCACACAGCACCGCACCATCACACAACACTGCACCAACCAATAACACTGCAGCGGCTTGGGAGCCTCCAAAAGTGTCTGTTAATAAAGACAAGACTGTGCAGCAGACTAAAGTTAGCAAACCTTTGGACACAGTAAAAGTTCCAGTTCAAGTGTCAACCAGAGGACAAGTTGGAGATGTCTCCGTCAGTGGGAGCAGTGCAAGCAGACATCCTCAGAACTTGCCTCATCACATCTCGTACTCACAGCCTCAGTCTGTCCCTCAGGTCCAGACTCAGAGTGGCCCAGTGGCAAGCCTGAGTGTCAACAACCTGATCAGACCCAGCTCCTCGCAGCATCCCTACCCTGCTGCTCCAAGTCTGGCAGTCCAGCAGGCCTCAGGACCCACATCCGCCACCGCCGCCTTCGTCCACGTGTCTCGAGGCTCCAACAACTCGCACAACAGCAATTCTGGTGCGTCCCAGCTCAGCGAATACGCCCCCATGAAAACGGCTCTAATGAGGGCTCAGGCCGAGCGCCAGGTCAAGATCATCTCAAAGCGGCAGGCCCAGGAGGAGGCCATGCTCAACACGGGAAAGCGAGCCAAACCTTGTCCGGCACCGCCACCTGCTGTAGGCCAAAGGGACGTGAAGGCAGCGGAACACAGCCAGATGATGGTGGGACAGCTTCCCCCCTCATCTTCAGCCATGGCGAGGATTCATCCTGAAGGCTCGCTCTTCTCGCCAAACTCCTTTATGAGTCCCCCTGAGCACAACCAGCCTGGAGTGCTCCATCTGCCCCAAAGTCATCCACAGCATCCACCAGCCCAGCCTGGACAGCATCTGGGAGGTAATATCTACATGAAGCAGCAGCAAGAGCAACACAGGCACCATCTTTATCACCTCCAACACCACCTGACTCAGCCCGATCCCGCACAGCGACACTCGCTCCACCAGAGGGCGCTGCAggaacagcagcagcagcagcagaagaagCGGGGGCTGGGCTCACCCGCTGGCATGCAGCAGAAGCAGCATCACTCACAACAGCAACAGGCTGCACATCAGCatgctcaacaacaacaacaacaacaacaacaacaacatcaacaccAAGCGTCTCATCCTCAGCAGCATCAAGCACACCAAGCACAGCACcaacaacatcatcaacaacTGCAGCAGAACTCTCATTCCAGACACCAGCAGCATCTTCAGCAGATTCAACATTTTAGACATCAGGAGAAAATCTGCGACGCTCAGGCTCCTGGAACCAGAACCCTCCACGGCAACCATTTGGCCCAGCAAGACCACCTCAAG CCGGCTCAGGATCACGGCGCCATGCAGCGGATGATGAGTTCTCGGACTGTGGAGCAGCAGCAGCTCATCTCGTCTCCTAGCAACCCCGTCTCCCGTCCATCCGAGCTGTCCTGCGTTCCATCCCGCCAGGAGCGCCACCGCGTGTCCAGCTACTCCGCCGAGGCACTCATCGGGAAAAGCCCGACAAGCGGCGACCAGCAGCAGCGTTTGGCGCTGCACCTGCAGTCGGGCCGTGCTGCCGCCCAGGACCAGCCTGACCTGCGAGCGTACATGAACACAACCACGCGGGCGAAAGCCAACATGGCACACAACCCCCAGAACCGCCTCTCGTCGGAGCAGCACCCAGCTGACATACAGAGGGTCTCAGAGTGCCCCCCCTTCAAGGCCATGGCGGCAGGAGGACACCAATTGACCGGATTCGAGGCGCAGGTTTCACGCAGCGGCGACATGGCCCCTAAGCCGGGACTCCCGTCCCAGCGGGGACCTCCGGGCCAGCAACAAGGGACCTTCAGGATGGGTGTCGGTCCCCCGGCAGACAGTAGAAACCGCTATGCTGGCATCCAACTTGGCTCTCAGGGGTCACAAGGGGAAGCGTGTCACCAGACCTTCATGCAGAGCCTCCTTTCCCCCCACATGCTGGAGCACAGCAACCACCAGAGGGTGGCGCAGTGCTGTCCCCCGGTCAGCATGGAGTACGCCTGTGGCCCCCCATCAGCAGACATCCAGACCGCCAAGAGCTCCAGTCCCAATGTGCCCCCCAGCCAGAAGGCCTCGGCCATGAGTAACAAAGGTCATATCTCTCAGGTGAACGGCAACATGCACGGGGGTGTCCGAGTGGGTGTGGCCCACCCTCCCACGCCTCACAGCAGCTCTGAACCCGGTCGCCCTACCGCTGTCTCGAGGCCGCCCCCGGTCGTAAGCCAGCATTCACGCCACATCGCCCGGGACACTCAGAGCACCAAACTGAGACCGGGCGAACGGCCCAGATCTGGATCTTTACGACCCGCTAACCCCTTTGAGGCCGAGCCCCACCTGCCGGGGGGGATGTTGCTGGGCCGGCCTCAGCCCCCATCAGGGGGCGAGGCTAGGCGTAGCGCCATTGTTCGCTTTATGGCGGACGGCGCTCAGCCGCCTGGCGACAACGCCCTTGTGCCTGAACAACACCTGACGCAGAACTTCGGCTTCCCTTTTATCCCCGAGGGTGGCATAAACCCTCCACCCCCCATTAACGGCAACTCCACCTTCATCCCCCCCGTCAGCCAACCCAGCACCTCCCGTACGCCCTCCTTGCTGCCCGTGGAGTCCCCCCAGAACACCTTAGCCTCCTTCTACCCGTCCTACTCGCCTGCTGCCCACCCCAGCTTGCCGGGCGACGTCACCCTGCAGTACTTCTCCAACCAAATGTTCACCAGCCCCACTGCTGACAAGGCCAGCGCCCCCCCGCCGCCACCCCCTTTGAACAACCGCTTCGGCTCCATCCTGTCACCGCCGCGCCCGGTAGGCTTCGCTCAGGCCAGCTTCCCCCTGCTGCCCGACATGCCTCCCATGCCCATCACCAACACTGCAGGCATCACGCCTCACATCTCCAACTTCAGCCTCACCTCTCTCTTCCCGGAGATTGCCGCGGGAATGCCCACGGACGGTTCGGCCATGCCCATGTCGCCCCTGCTGTCCCTCGCCAACGCGTCCTCCGCCGACGCCAGCAAGCAACCCAACAGGCCCgcccacaacatcagccacatcCTGGGACACGACGGCAGTTCGGCGGTCTGA